From Canis lupus dingo isolate Sandy chromosome 37, ASM325472v2, whole genome shotgun sequence:
TATTGACACCAAGGCTGTGTCAGATagtgtgctaagcactttacatctCACTTCATCTTCAAAAAGCTCCGTGCAGTTGGTAattatcactcccattttaccCATGAGGGAATTGAGAGGCAGAAATTTTAAATAGTCTGCTCAAGGTCACGCAGCTAGTTTAGCAGAGCTGGGAGCTGCAGCCTGGCCTCCCCGTACGGGCACCTAACCTTAGGTACTGTTAGAGCTTGTTTACAactggggaaaccgaggctctgagaggttaagTCGTCCAAGGTCACGCAGCTAGTAAGCTCTTAACCACTGAAACTAGGGTAGTGGGATGCAGGCCTGAGCCCCGAAGGGTGCACCGATCGGCGCTGTGGGGGTCCAGgccgccggcccccgcccggcccccgcccctcgGGGCTGGACTGCAGCTTCCTACCTCCGGCATTGGGAGacggggggcctggggggcctcgGGCCGAGCCCGGCTTTGCTCCCCTTGGGCGCGGGTGCCTGCGTCCTGCCCACTACTGAAGGCCTGGTGTGGAACCCTCACCGGGTCCCGGGACCCGTGCTCCCCCCGCCTTAGCCCGCCCCCGGCCTCTCAGCTCCGCGCCCCCACATCCTCCGGATGCCCTGCGGTTGCTAGGATACCGCGGGCCGTTACGCCGGCGCGGCCTGATGACGTAGACGCTCCTTCCGGTCCGCGGCGCTTGTCTCCGGCCGGAGCCAGGTCAGTGGGGAGTCGGGGCCGGCCCTCCCGGGGCTCTGCGCGCCGAGGCCGGGGCGGGCCCCGCCGGGTGGGCCCGGGCCTCGCCCCCACGCTCCGCGGCTGCCGAGGCGGCCCGACGGCGAGGACGCGGCCTGGGCGTCGCGGCGTGGCCCGAGGCTCCAGGGCACCCGACCTCGGCCGTGCCCGAGCCGGCGTCGCCAAGGCTCGTTTCCTCTGCGTTCCGAGGCCCGGGCGCCAGCTCTGCACGTCGGCACTTCGGGGGTCGTGCCTGGCCCACGACCCTGCCGTCCTTTGCCTTCCAGCATGATCCGCGGGGCCCCCAGCGCGTCGCCTGGAAGAGCCCCCTCAGCCCGCACGCGGCCGTCGGCAGCCCCGGACCGCCCCTGAGGAGGATGACTGAGGCGCTATGGGCCACGCGCTGTGTGTCTGCTCCCGGGGAACCGTCCTCATTGACAACAAGCGCTACCTCTTCATCCAGAAACTGGGGGAGGGGTGAGTGTTGAAATCGCCTAGCCAGCCCCCAGGGTTCTGGTGAGTGAAGGACAGCAGTCTGCACGTGATAGGGCCTCAGGAGGTTCATCCTTGTAAAGCATCCTTTAGCTCCCCTGACAGAGCCTAGCAACCCGAATGCCAAGAAAGTGGATTCTGGAGCCAGGCCTCCTGGCTCCACCTGGTGTGACCTTAAGCCGTGGTTTCATCATCTGCTTAATGGagataatcatcttttttttttttttttttaagattttatttattagagacacacacacacacgcacatgcacaggcagagggagaagcaggccccatgcagggagcccgatgcgggatcgatcctgggtctccagggtcaggccctgggctgaaggctgcgctaaaccgctgggccacccgggctgccctggagataATTATCTTTTGTCGCTGAtggagttgtgaggattaaatgagatagtgcaTAGAAATCATctcaccaaaaagagaaaaaataataataataatctcaccCAGGGCCCGGTTCACAGCACTTGACAGATGTTGACTGTTACTTACTCATGTAACATTTCCGGAGCATTTGTCACGTGCAGAGCTGTGCATTATGACCAAGGTACCTCAAAGATTGCTGTGTTCCTACCCTTGAGCTCAAAGTGTAAAATCTTCAGACTTCTCCTGAAGCCACGTCTTGGGAGGGTTTCTGCTGACTGGGAaagacaccccctcccctccccacccagggagTTCCTCTGGGTCCAAGCAGTGTGGGAGATGACCGTGGTCCTTCACTGACCCCTTTGGCCCACAGTGGGTTCAGCTATGTGGACCTAGTGGAGGGGTTACATGATGGACACTTCTACGCCCTGAAGCGGATCCTGTGTCACGAGCAGCAGGATCGGGAGGAAGCCCAACGAGAAGCAGACATGCATCGCCTCTTCCATCACCCCAACATCCTCCGCCTTGTGGCTTATTGTCTGAGGGAGCGGGGCACTAAACATGAGGCCTGGCTGCTGCTACCCTTCTTCAAGGTCAGAAAGTCTCCTGGCAATGGAGGGGCTTGCAACAGAGTCATCTACCGAGGGCTGTGTGAGTAGCCAAGCACGTTAGGAAGCAGAGACCATGTCCTGTGTTGGACCGCTTCAGATTTGGGGTTTAGGGGAACCCAAGTGGGACTGTGAGGTGTGTAGTGTGTGTGGTGAAAGAGCTGCTAGGCTGTGACACAGGGAAGGGATCAGGCTGAGGGAGCAGAGACCCAGAAAACCTGTCCAACCGTGGGGAAACTTGTGTTGCAGAGGGGTACGCTGTGGAACGAGATAGAAAGGCTGAAGGACAAAGGCAACTTCTTGACTGAAGATCAAATCCTTCAGCTGCTGCTGGGTATCTGCAGAGGCCTTGAGGCCATTCATGCCAGAGGTTATGCCCACAGGTCAGTGGGAGGGCCCAGTGTGCTTATGGGGCAGAAAGAAAGAGCCTCACCAAAAGGATTGAGTGGTCTCTGCTCTCCTCCCAAGGAACAGTCCCCATGATTCTTTTGCCCCCAGGGATTCTAGTCTCCCTATCCAGGGATGTTCATGGGCCATTTATTTCCACTTTCCTGCAGGGACCTGAAGCCCACCAATATCTTGCTTGGAGATGAGGGGCAGCCAGTTTTAATGGACTTGGGTTCCATGAATCAAGCTTGCATCCATGTGGAAGGCTCCCGCCAGGCTCTGGCCCTGCAGGTAAAAGAGTGTCCAGGTTCCTTTGCCCTCCTGTTCCCCATCCTCAGCCTTTCCTGTTGCATGCCCCAGTTTGGTCACATGACTATGACCTGTGCCTCTCTTTTGAGCTATGGGGCCACTCTTCCAGGACTGGGCAGCCCAGCGATGCACCATCTCCTACCGCGCCCCAGAGCTCTTCTCCGTGCAGAGCCACTGTGTCATTGATGAGCGGACTGATGTCTGGGTGAGGAGCATGTGGGGGGGCACATGGATGGGGAGGAGTACCGCTCTGTACCTGCTGTGCAGCAGAGGGGCAGGTCTTTGGTTTCGATTGCATGGGGCCCCAGGAACCGTGTATGTCCCCATCCCCCTCGACTTCCTTCCTGGGAACCGTCACTGACACTGTACTCAATTGCTCAGGAAGTGGTATCATTCCTCCCTTTGAACAGAATGAGTACAGCTAAGTGTCAGGACTGAAGGCAGTGGCAAGCAGGGGGTGCAGAAGCCTCCAGCTAGCTGGTGCTTTCTCTGGACCCTGGTGGTGTCATGGGGCTGAGGTCAGCCTATTCTTATTAGCTTATGTAGTCACCTTTCACTACAGAGTCCAGAGGAAAGAGATCATTTCTATTGGTCCCTTGTCAAGTAATAACCAAGTTATGTTCAGTCCCTAGGCTGCGTGCTGTATGCCATGATGTTTGGGGAAGGCCCATATGACATGGTGTTCCAGAAGGGTGACAGTGTGGCCCTTGCTGTGCAGAACCAACTCAGCATCCCGCAGAGCCCCAGGTGAGCAATAAAAGGGGTACGAAACACTTCAGACTCCTCACTGGCATTAGTGGAGTTAGAACCGTAGCATGGGGAATGAGGACCCTCCAGTCACCCTGCCCGCCTCCTTCCACAGGCATTCTTCAACCTTGCGGCAGCTGCTGGCCTCAATGATGACTGTAGACCCCCAGGAGCGccctcccatctctctcctcctcagtCAGTTGGAGGCACTGCAACCCCCAGCTTCAGGCCAACATACCACCCAAATCTAAACAGACCAATGGCTACGTTGAGAGGTGGCCCTGTGCCTTGGAAGGAGGCTCTCATCCCTCATTAGAATCTCCACCCGGTGTCTCCAGGACTGCTCTCTTGGCATCGGGGACAAGTGGATGGGAACTGTCAGCTCAGTCTTATTTCTTTGCTTCTACAACAACTGGACAGGGGACTGACTGGGTGTGGACGAGGGtaggagatggggaaggggaaatggATAGAATCTAGAAAGGCTCTGAGCAGGACTGCTGAGCTTACATCATGGTCTGCCTTCACATCTGGGAGCAGGAGAATGTATAAATAGAAGAATAAAGTGAAAGCAGCTTGGTGTGGATCTTAGTCTCATTGTTCctggaatgaaagagaagaggtgCCCGGGGCCCAGGGTCTGGTTGCCATTTCCAAGGGAACCGCTTGGGAAGAGGGACTGGCCTAATGAGGAATGGCATGACTTCGCCATTCTGCCTAAGGAGGCAGGTGTCCCTACCTTAGATCTGACTAGCTGGGAGGAGTCAGTTGTCCTAGCTTGTCTTAGTCAAAAACTTAAAGCTCTTCTGGATCGAGCTGGCTTCTCTGCTAAGAAGTAGGACCAGGGCCCCCTAGAAGCACATTGAATTTGTTCTTCCCTTCATTCCCAGGAGTGGGTAGCTGAGTCAAAGCAGCCCAGCCGGTTTGCCAGGCTAGGGCTTCTGGGTGGAGACACCTGAGGAAGCTTCCTGACAGCAACTTAACAGGTCTCTCCCAGCCTCGGCCTGGGGGCAAGGGGAGTGGAGGTGGCAGCCATTTGGCCCAGTCTGTCCCAGAGGGTTCTAGCTCACACACGGTTAATGATTAATGAGGCCAGTGTGGTGCAGCAGTATCCAGCTGCCACTTCCTGCCCTACTCTGCTGAGTAAACAGGGGCCCTGCCTTTGCCGGGCTTGAAACCTGTTCCCTAGGGAAGGGCACTGCGTCCCTGAATCACCAGGGAGGGGAAcgcaggggcagggctggcatCACCTGCTCCTGAGATTGAAGCTTCCTCCCcgactgcccccaccccagcagtgTGCACCCCCACGTGCTGACGTCGATATGGGTCCTGGGGTGCCTATTAGCAATGCTGGAATCTTCCCCAGGGCCCGGCGGGAGGCTCCCCAGGCTAGCATAGAGGCTGAGgccagaaataaagaacaaacagaGGGGAGACGACCTGACTTTTAATGGCACAGCCCTAGGCCCCAGCAATGCAGCGAGAGAGACAGCTGTGGGAAGCTGCTCAGAGGTGCGGCGACACAAACAACTTGAGGAGATTGCCCTcgtcccctcccatcccccaagCTCATgactaggctccatgcccaggaaTTGTGGGCCTGCCCAGCCCCGCTCCCAAGCCCTCATCACGCACAGAGGTGCCCGGGCCAAGCTTCCAGAGTCGGTGaatgcagcagcagcaggaagaaaCGGGCTAGCAATCTAACTCAAATACAGAAACTGTGCTGGACTTAGACTCCCACTTGGAAAGGAAGTGAAAACTTGCATCTTTCAACAGCTTGTGGCTGGCCAGCCAGGTCCGGGAGTCAgtcctcatttcctctctctacCATCCTGGGCGCCCCTGGGGTCTTACATCAAGGTCCCTGGGGCCACGTTTCTGGGCCTGGCAAGGACCCCTTGGCAGGTCTCACCTTCAGCCGTGGAAGGGAAAAGGGTCATGGGCAGCAAAGAATGagggcagcagcagaagcagcgGGCGGCAGCAGCACAAGCTCAAGCACTCACAGAGGGGACAAGAAACCGTGCAAGGAGACTATTTATTTCGAAAGGATTTTGCAATAAACATAGTGCGTGGGCTCCAGGCAGCTGTTCTattcttctccctcatcctcGTCCTCATAGGAGTCGATGCCCACCTCCTCGTAATCCTTCTCCAGGGCAGCCATATCCTCCCGGGCCTCAGAGAACTCCCCCTCCTCCATGCCCTCGCCCACGTACCAGTGCACAAAGGCCCTCTTGGCATACATCAGGTCGAACTTGTGATCCAGGCGGGCCCAGGCCTCGGCGATGGCGGTCGTGTTGCTCAGCATGCACACGGCGCGCTGCACCTTGGCCAGGTCGCCCCCGGGCACCACGGTGGGTGGCTGGTAGTTGATCCCCACCTTGAAGCCCGTGGGGCACCAGTCCACAAACTGAATACTGCGCTTGGTCTTGATGGCGGCGATGGCGGCGTTGACGTCCTTGGGCACCACGTCGCCCCGGTACAGCAGGCAGCAGGCCATGTACTTGCCGTGGCGGGGATCGCACTTCACCATCTGGTTGGCGGGCTCGAAGCAGGCGTTGGTGATCTCCGCCACCGACAGCTGCTCGTGGTAGGCCTTCTCCGCGGAGATGACCGGCGCGTACGTGGCCAGCGGGAAGTGGATGCGAGGGTAGGGCACCAGGTTGGTCTGGAACTCCGTCAGGTCCACGTTGAGGGCCCCGTCGAAGCGCAGGGAAGCCGTGATGGAGGAGACGATTTGGCTGATGAGCCGGTTGAGGTTGGTGTAGGTGGGGCGCTCGATGTCCAGGTTGCGGCGGCAGATGTCGTAGATGGCCTCGTTGTCCACCATGAAGGCACAGTCCGAGTGCTCCAGGGTGGTGTGGGTGGTCAGGATGGAGTTGTAGGGCTCCACCACGGCTGTGGACACTTGGGGGGCGGGGTAGATGGAGAACTCCAGCTTGGACTTCTTGCCGTAGTCAACCGAGAGCCGCTCCATCAGGAGTGAGGTGAAGCCCGAGCCGGTGCCCCCTCCGAAGCTGTGGAATACCAGGAAGCCCTGAAGTCCCGTGCACTGGTCAGActgaaaggcagaaaagagaa
This genomic window contains:
- the STK16 gene encoding serine/threonine-protein kinase 16 isoform X1, with product MGHALCVCSRGTVLIDNKRYLFIQKLGEGGFSYVDLVEGLHDGHFYALKRILCHEQQDREEAQREADMHRLFHHPNILRLVAYCLRERGTKHEAWLLLPFFKRGTLWNEIERLKDKGNFLTEDQILQLLLGICRGLEAIHARGYAHRDLKPTNILLGDEGQPVLMDLGSMNQACIHVEGSRQALALQDWAAQRCTISYRAPELFSVQSHCVIDERTDVWSLGCVLYAMMFGEGPYDMVFQKGDSVALAVQNQLSIPQSPRHSSTLRQLLASMMTVDPQERPPISLLLSQLEALQPPASGQHTTQI
- the STK16 gene encoding serine/threonine-protein kinase 16 isoform X2, which translates into the protein MTKRILCHEQQDREEAQREADMHRLFHHPNILRLVAYCLRERGTKHEAWLLLPFFKRGTLWNEIERLKDKGNFLTEDQILQLLLGICRGLEAIHARGYAHRDLKPTNILLGDEGQPVLMDLGSMNQACIHVEGSRQALALQDWAAQRCTISYRAPELFSVQSHCVIDERTDVWSLGCVLYAMMFGEGPYDMVFQKGDSVALAVQNQLSIPQSPRHSSTLRQLLASMMTVDPQERPPISLLLSQLEALQPPASGQHTTQI
- the TUBA4A gene encoding tubulin alpha-4A chain isoform X2 yields the protein MGNACWELYCLEHGIQPDGQMPSDKTIGGGDDSFTTFFCETGAGKHVPRAVFVDLEPTVIDEIRNGPYRQLFHPEQLITGKEDAANNYARGHYTIGKEIIDPVLDRIRKLSDQCTGLQGFLVFHSFGGGTGSGFTSLLMERLSVDYGKKSKLEFSIYPAPQVSTAVVEPYNSILTTHTTLEHSDCAFMVDNEAIYDICRRNLDIERPTYTNLNRLISQIVSSITASLRFDGALNVDLTEFQTNLVPYPRIHFPLATYAPVISAEKAYHEQLSVAEITNACFEPANQMVKCDPRHGKYMACCLLYRGDVVPKDVNAAIAAIKTKRSIQFVDWCPTGFKVGINYQPPTVVPGGDLAKVQRAVCMLSNTTAIAEAWARLDHKFDLMYAKRAFVHWYVGEGMEEGEFSEAREDMAALEKDYEEVGIDSYEDEDEGEE
- the TUBA4A gene encoding tubulin alpha-4A chain isoform X1; translated protein: MRECISVHVGQAGVQMGNACWELYCLEHGIQPDGQMPSDKTIGGGDDSFTTFFCETGAGKHVPRAVFVDLEPTVIDEIRNGPYRQLFHPEQLITGKEDAANNYARGHYTIGKEIIDPVLDRIRKLSDQCTGLQGFLVFHSFGGGTGSGFTSLLMERLSVDYGKKSKLEFSIYPAPQVSTAVVEPYNSILTTHTTLEHSDCAFMVDNEAIYDICRRNLDIERPTYTNLNRLISQIVSSITASLRFDGALNVDLTEFQTNLVPYPRIHFPLATYAPVISAEKAYHEQLSVAEITNACFEPANQMVKCDPRHGKYMACCLLYRGDVVPKDVNAAIAAIKTKRSIQFVDWCPTGFKVGINYQPPTVVPGGDLAKVQRAVCMLSNTTAIAEAWARLDHKFDLMYAKRAFVHWYVGEGMEEGEFSEAREDMAALEKDYEEVGIDSYEDEDEGEE